One window of Microcoleus vaginatus PCC 9802 genomic DNA carries:
- the crtB gene encoding cyanoexosortase B, whose amino-acid sequence MQIQRKIRIVFKRYLLAEGITVLLVLLYAPLLVHWYDGWLNKSISLEHEYFSHGLIGLPYAAYIAWMNRKCWRSLPNSPHFLGGFLLVLATLFYLSRLSDLVNLSLPVMLVSICLSLKGIPGLQLQAMPLLFVFLASPNHIPYLIEPYALPLQQFIAETSGWILIKVGLNVRVEEIYLYVNERIVEVAPHCAGLKMLFTSLYVSLILLDWTGVWRSRKKSLLFLVITSIISITSNIFRNTLLTYFHGTDREALFNWLHAGWGGDLYSASILGLLVLLLNGMDKYFPTQSGNE is encoded by the coding sequence ATGCAAATCCAGCGCAAAATTCGCATTGTTTTCAAGCGATACCTACTGGCGGAAGGTATCACGGTGCTCCTAGTGCTGCTGTACGCCCCCCTGCTAGTACACTGGTACGACGGCTGGCTCAACAAAAGCATCAGCCTCGAACACGAATATTTCAGCCACGGACTAATTGGTTTGCCCTACGCAGCTTATATTGCTTGGATGAACCGAAAGTGCTGGCGCAGCTTACCCAACTCACCGCATTTTTTGGGAGGCTTTTTGCTGGTACTAGCCACGCTTTTTTATCTGAGTCGCTTGAGCGATTTAGTAAATTTATCCCTGCCCGTAATGCTGGTCAGCATTTGCTTATCTTTAAAAGGAATTCCCGGCTTGCAATTGCAGGCGATGCCGCTTTTGTTCGTATTTCTAGCCTCGCCGAACCACATTCCTTACCTCATAGAACCCTACGCCTTGCCCTTACAGCAATTCATTGCTGAAACATCAGGCTGGATATTAATTAAGGTTGGTCTCAATGTGAGAGTCGAAGAAATTTATCTGTACGTAAACGAGCGCATTGTAGAAGTTGCTCCACACTGTGCAGGCTTAAAAATGCTGTTTACCAGTCTTTATGTCAGCTTAATTCTGCTGGATTGGACGGGAGTTTGGAGGTCTCGCAAAAAAAGTCTTTTGTTTTTAGTGATTACATCCATTATTAGCATCACTTCCAACATTTTTCGCAATACCTTGCTAACTTACTTTCACGGAACCGACAGAGAGGCGCTTTTTAATTGGCTACACGCCGGATGGGGCGGAGATTTATATTCTGCTAGTATACTAGGGTTATTGGTACTTCTCCTCAACGGGATGGACAAGTATTTCCCAACTCAGTCTGGCAATGAATGA
- a CDS encoding cyanoexosortase B system-associated protein, whose translation MKQMISAQKLLRRYQLSKIMVLVFLLVLVGAVAIPGYATGRWPWTNPPILANLKQLRSLRQNGIKIPGWQVIAVQNNVQIGAHRWLVEEIKNDQTIAILLLLPQNYPKNQPQVEWLDIDGFHRWQTDSHRTLRFTVKLAPIPDQPPPTVEARLFRSWTAQQTFAVVQWYAWPNGGSPTTIRWFWEDSIARLSNRRASWVAVSIILPIQPQGDIKIAQPLLKSLAESVQAKLITETFRFE comes from the coding sequence ATGAAACAGATGATTTCAGCACAGAAACTACTGCGGCGGTATCAATTATCTAAAATTATGGTACTGGTGTTTTTGCTGGTATTAGTTGGGGCAGTAGCAATTCCCGGCTACGCGACGGGAAGGTGGCCTTGGACAAACCCGCCAATCCTTGCCAACCTCAAGCAATTAAGAAGTTTGCGCCAAAACGGGATAAAAATTCCTGGGTGGCAGGTTATAGCCGTTCAGAATAACGTCCAAATTGGCGCTCACAGATGGTTAGTTGAAGAAATTAAAAATGATCAAACAATTGCCATTTTATTGCTGTTGCCTCAAAATTACCCCAAAAACCAGCCCCAAGTGGAATGGCTAGATATCGATGGATTTCACCGGTGGCAAACCGATTCTCATCGCACTTTGAGGTTTACAGTTAAATTAGCACCAATACCCGACCAGCCACCGCCTACTGTCGAGGCCCGGTTGTTCCGAAGCTGGACTGCCCAACAAACTTTTGCTGTCGTGCAGTGGTACGCTTGGCCTAACGGGGGTTCTCCAACAACCATTCGCTGGTTTTGGGAAGACAGCATTGCTAGACTCTCGAACCGCCGCGCCTCTTGGGTTGCTGTCAGTATCATCCTCCCCATTCAACCGCAGGGCGACATTAAGATAGCTCAACCATTGCTCAAATCTCTTGCCGAAAGTGTCCAGGCTAAATTAATTACAGAAACTTTTCGGTTTGAGTAA
- a CDS encoding lipopolysaccharide biosynthesis, which produces MTLSVVKRYLIAFDQYKWVGLATLAVTVGVSGVVAVQPKAAPVYAATGTLAYRRPSVIFSSTTTKIQQEGQEITKDMLLDTTVVEAAAKKLIKPAKKLNQKEEQEEVKALAKKLVKDVQVKMPSKNNDPSALIQVLYKNADRKKAEAVVKTLMNEMVKYSTTFNTSRLRDTITQINQRLPKVTQELRETEAKLEAYAKREGTSILAAQSGALPQAITSIQQQQRQLRVQLGGIEAQINSLQDRLGLNVEQAYVAQALSADPIIAQLRVQLFSIESQLKILRSDLQEEHPKIVELLKQKLAFEQQLQQRQSEVLGGNGVAAPLRSADRIRVDSSLDPARQQLAQTLIALQTQRDTVQQQLQGIEKTEKELRREHATIPNKQLEQARLAQQVAFKQALYDKMQSALVDAEAAVAETTGSLTIAQLPQTDDVESNKRGLPVMLAVGGFVGLLLGGGLIFLLGMLNGKFYSWEEVRAALVEKEVPILAVLPEVTVFDSYGDEMPLALEANSPYLEFYERLRTNLRRIGNKPVKVVLLTSAAPLEGKSFSAYNLAIASARSGKRTLLIEADLRSPSNVESLKIAADPLATVEPLHYYGNISECVLLVPEVENLYVVPSPGFLRQASAVLESSEMRRLFEDVRNRFDFVVVDSPALSECNDALTLEPYTDGMILVARPGYTLSSMLSEAADQLLESEDEESNKSGPRLLGAIINGADIPVKFRNDIDELELPLSAIGDRAIEVKSRQLPQQSKPKNKAINSKLS; this is translated from the coding sequence ATGACTTTATCCGTTGTCAAACGTTATTTAATTGCTTTCGACCAATACAAGTGGGTGGGACTGGCTACTCTCGCGGTGACTGTGGGCGTATCGGGAGTAGTGGCTGTGCAGCCAAAGGCGGCGCCAGTTTACGCTGCTACAGGTACGCTGGCTTACCGCAGACCGAGCGTGATTTTTTCATCGACTACTACTAAAATTCAACAGGAAGGACAAGAAATAACTAAAGATATGCTGCTGGATACAACGGTGGTTGAAGCAGCAGCAAAAAAACTCATCAAACCCGCAAAAAAATTAAACCAAAAAGAAGAGCAAGAAGAAGTAAAAGCTTTGGCTAAAAAGCTGGTAAAAGATGTGCAAGTAAAGATGCCCAGTAAGAATAATGACCCCAGCGCTTTGATTCAAGTATTGTACAAAAATGCCGATCGCAAAAAAGCAGAAGCGGTAGTAAAGACGCTGATGAACGAAATGGTGAAGTACAGCACAACATTTAATACTTCTAGACTGCGAGACACGATCACGCAAATTAACCAGCGTTTGCCGAAAGTAACTCAGGAACTCAGAGAGACGGAAGCAAAACTTGAAGCCTACGCAAAACGAGAAGGAACTTCAATTTTAGCTGCTCAGAGCGGTGCTTTGCCGCAAGCGATTACCAGCATCCAACAGCAGCAGCGGCAACTCCGCGTGCAGTTGGGAGGAATTGAAGCTCAAATTAATAGTTTGCAGGATCGCTTGGGATTGAATGTGGAGCAAGCTTACGTCGCTCAAGCACTCTCTGCCGATCCAATTATTGCCCAACTGCGAGTGCAATTGTTTTCGATCGAATCTCAGCTCAAAATTCTCCGCAGCGACTTGCAGGAGGAGCACCCGAAAATTGTAGAATTGCTCAAACAAAAACTTGCTTTTGAGCAGCAGTTGCAGCAGCGGCAATCTGAGGTACTCGGCGGTAACGGGGTGGCGGCTCCGCTCAGAAGTGCCGATCGAATTCGGGTAGACTCTTCTTTAGATCCGGCCAGACAGCAGTTAGCTCAAACTTTGATTGCTTTGCAAACGCAGCGCGATACGGTGCAACAGCAACTTCAAGGAATCGAGAAAACTGAAAAAGAATTGCGTCGGGAACACGCGACAATCCCGAACAAGCAGTTAGAACAAGCGCGGTTGGCCCAACAAGTGGCGTTCAAACAAGCTCTCTACGACAAGATGCAGTCGGCTTTGGTAGATGCTGAGGCGGCGGTAGCTGAGACAACGGGGAGTTTGACAATCGCCCAATTGCCGCAAACTGATGACGTTGAGTCAAATAAGAGAGGTTTGCCCGTGATGCTGGCGGTGGGCGGATTTGTGGGATTGCTGCTGGGCGGGGGGTTGATATTTTTGTTGGGGATGCTCAACGGCAAGTTTTACAGTTGGGAAGAAGTGCGGGCGGCTTTGGTGGAAAAAGAGGTGCCGATACTGGCAGTTTTGCCTGAAGTGACGGTGTTTGATTCCTACGGCGATGAAATGCCTCTGGCCCTAGAGGCAAATTCTCCCTATTTGGAATTTTACGAGCGGTTGCGTACTAATTTGCGCCGGATCGGGAACAAACCCGTGAAGGTGGTGTTGCTGACTTCGGCGGCGCCTTTGGAGGGGAAAAGTTTTAGTGCTTACAATTTGGCAATTGCATCGGCTCGATCGGGTAAACGGACTTTGCTAATTGAAGCAGATTTGCGATCGCCTTCTAACGTTGAATCTTTGAAAATTGCTGCTGATCCTTTGGCGACGGTGGAACCTTTGCACTATTACGGCAATATTAGCGAGTGCGTCCTTTTGGTTCCAGAGGTAGAGAATCTATACGTTGTGCCGAGTCCCGGCTTTTTGCGACAAGCCTCGGCCGTACTAGAATCAAGCGAAATGCGGAGATTGTTTGAGGATGTTCGCAACCGCTTTGATTTTGTGGTGGTGGATTCTCCGGCTTTGAGCGAGTGCAACGACGCGCTGACGCTGGAACCGTACACGGACGGTATGATTTTGGTGGCGCGGCCTGGTTACACTTTGTCTAGTATGTTGTCTGAGGCGGCAGATCAGTTGCTGGAATCTGAGGATGAGGAGTCGAATAAATCCGGGCCGCGGCTATTGGGAGCGATTATTAACGGTGCTGACATTCCGGTCAAGTTCCGCAATGATATTGATGAATTGGAGCTGCCTTTGAGTGCGATCGGCGATCGCGCGATCGAAGTGAAATCGAGGCAATTACCGCAGCAGTCAAAGCCTAAAAACAAGGCTATTAATAGTAAATTGAGCTAA
- the lpdA gene encoding dihydrolipoyl dehydrogenase, producing MTQGFDYDLAIIGAGVGGHGAAIHAVSCGLKVAIIEAGDMGGTCVNRGCIPSKALLAASGRVRDLRNAHHLKTLGIQLGSVDFDRGAIANHANTIVSKLRGDLTNSLKRLNVDVIQGWGKIASAQKITVETDKGEKTITAKDIILAPGSIPFVPPGIEIDGKTVFTSDDAVRLESLPKWIAIIGSGYIGLEFSDIYTALGCEITMIEALDQLMPTFDPDIAKLAERVLIAPRDIETKVGVLAKKITPGSPVIIELADFKTKEIVEVLEVDACLVATGRVPVSKNLGLETVGVETMRGYIPVNDKMQVLAAGEPVQNLWAIGDVNGKMMLAHSASAQGIAAVENICGRAREVDYLSIPAAAFTHPEISYVGMTEPAAKELGKTEGFEVASVKTYFKGNSKAIAEGETDGTAKVIYRKDTGELLGVHIFGLHASDLIQEAANAIAQRDSVNNLAFRVHTHPTLSEVLDEAFKRAAGAGSH from the coding sequence GTGACTCAGGGATTTGATTACGATTTAGCAATTATCGGCGCTGGCGTGGGCGGACACGGGGCGGCCATACACGCGGTTAGCTGCGGGCTGAAAGTGGCAATTATCGAAGCGGGGGACATGGGGGGGACTTGCGTCAACCGCGGCTGCATTCCCTCTAAGGCGCTGTTGGCGGCTTCCGGGCGAGTGCGAGATTTGCGGAATGCCCACCACCTGAAGACTTTGGGAATTCAATTGGGCAGTGTGGATTTCGATCGCGGGGCGATCGCCAATCACGCTAACACTATTGTTAGCAAACTTCGCGGCGACTTGACCAACAGCCTCAAACGTTTGAACGTCGATGTCATCCAAGGTTGGGGCAAAATTGCCAGTGCTCAAAAAATTACCGTCGAAACCGATAAAGGCGAGAAAACTATTACCGCCAAGGATATTATTCTCGCTCCCGGTTCAATTCCTTTCGTCCCCCCCGGGATAGAAATTGACGGCAAAACTGTATTTACCAGCGACGATGCTGTCAGGTTGGAATCGCTACCGAAATGGATTGCAATTATTGGTAGCGGTTACATCGGTTTGGAGTTTTCCGATATTTACACCGCACTGGGCTGTGAAATCACGATGATTGAGGCTCTAGATCAGTTGATGCCGACTTTCGATCCAGATATTGCTAAGTTAGCAGAACGAGTGTTAATTGCACCTCGCGATATTGAAACAAAAGTGGGTGTTTTGGCTAAGAAGATTACTCCTGGTTCGCCGGTGATTATTGAATTAGCTGATTTCAAGACTAAGGAAATTGTCGAAGTTTTGGAAGTAGATGCTTGTTTGGTAGCAACTGGCCGAGTTCCTGTCAGTAAGAATTTGGGGTTAGAAACTGTTGGCGTGGAAACGATGCGCGGTTATATCCCAGTTAACGATAAGATGCAGGTTTTGGCGGCGGGAGAACCGGTGCAAAATTTGTGGGCGATCGGCGATGTTAATGGCAAGATGATGTTAGCGCATTCTGCGTCTGCTCAGGGAATTGCTGCGGTGGAAAATATTTGCGGGCGTGCCCGCGAAGTTGACTATTTGAGTATCCCGGCGGCGGCGTTTACTCACCCGGAAATTAGCTATGTGGGGATGACGGAACCTGCGGCCAAAGAGTTAGGAAAAACAGAAGGGTTTGAGGTAGCTTCTGTCAAGACTTATTTTAAGGGAAATTCTAAGGCTATTGCTGAAGGGGAAACCGACGGTACGGCTAAGGTGATTTACCGGAAAGATACTGGGGAGTTGTTGGGAGTTCACATTTTCGGTTTGCACGCTTCGGATTTGATTCAGGAAGCGGCAAATGCGATCGCCCAGCGCGATTCTGTGAACAATTTAGCATTCCGAGTGCACACGCACCCAACGCTTTCGGAAGTGTTGGATGAGGCGTTTAAACGGGCGGCTGGAGCGGGTAGTCATTAA
- a CDS encoding HEPN domain-containing protein, whose product MTSAQLNLLAKARQSLSAAKLMLDGEYPDYAASRAYYSMFYIAEAFLEGEGLSFSKHSAVISAFGREFARTGRVPVKFHQYLIRAQELRNAGDYGELDAVTSDQAADSIAQAEEFLELAQNAIGTLPPP is encoded by the coding sequence ATGACATCGGCTCAATTAAACTTACTCGCAAAAGCTCGTCAAAGCCTTTCAGCGGCTAAGTTAATGTTAGATGGCGAATACCCAGATTATGCAGCCTCTCGCGCCTACTACAGTATGTTTTATATTGCCGAAGCATTTTTAGAAGGGGAAGGGTTATCTTTTTCTAAACATTCCGCAGTCATTAGTGCCTTTGGCCGAGAATTTGCTCGTACCGGAAGAGTTCCTGTTAAGTTTCACCAATACCTCATCAGAGCTCAGGAATTGCGAAATGCTGGAGATTACGGCGAACTTGATGCCGTTACGAGCGATCAAGCCGCAGATTCGATCGCCCAAGCTGAAGAATTTCTCGAATTAGCCCAAAATGCGATCGGCACTCTACCACCGCCCTAA
- a CDS encoding nucleotidyltransferase domain-containing protein — MTNMTINDKLKTILTQLRSHFEQLYGDRLTQMVLYGSQARGDAHPDSDIDVLVVLKAPVQAGEEIDRTLQIVADLSLENDEVISCQFMNEEKFTNYQGPLLRNIRKEGILI; from the coding sequence ATCACTAATATGACTATTAACGATAAACTCAAGACCATCCTAACTCAGTTACGATCGCACTTCGAGCAACTTTACGGCGATCGGCTCACGCAAATGGTGCTCTACGGTTCCCAAGCGCGAGGCGATGCACATCCCGACTCAGATATAGATGTTTTAGTAGTTCTGAAAGCGCCAGTTCAAGCAGGCGAAGAAATTGATAGAACTCTTCAGATTGTAGCAGATTTGTCGCTCGAAAATGATGAAGTGATTAGCTGCCAGTTTATGAATGAAGAAAAATTTACTAATTATCAAGGCCCTTTGCTCAGAAATATCCGTAAAGAGGGAATTTTAATATGA
- a CDS encoding NC domain protein has product MAKGDHIYIQHVGYTHHGIDCGDDSVIHFGRRGGEKICRISKNDFASGNKINVKEYGKCYSDDSVVRRAEARLGEKGYDLFSNNCEHFAYWCKTGKYKSEQVAQAQAGVAGLVQGSAIGAGTKFATKIATEAAIKSADPISKVLINVGLKQAPAVAGKAAAGIVGVGGIASGLAADFIVGKILEDDEALTEREREARKNGRIAGQVASTIGGVGGGIAAATVGGSVAIAAAVAAPAVLGIAIGLGAYHLLQCE; this is encoded by the coding sequence ATGGCAAAAGGCGATCATATCTACATTCAACACGTTGGATACACTCATCACGGTATCGACTGTGGCGATGATAGTGTTATTCATTTCGGAAGGCGTGGGGGTGAAAAAATTTGTCGTATTTCTAAAAATGATTTTGCATCAGGAAACAAAATTAATGTAAAGGAGTATGGGAAATGTTATTCAGATGATTCAGTAGTCAGACGAGCAGAGGCCAGGTTAGGCGAAAAAGGATATGACCTTTTTAGCAATAATTGTGAGCATTTTGCTTATTGGTGCAAAACAGGAAAATATAAGAGTGAACAAGTAGCACAAGCTCAAGCTGGAGTTGCTGGTTTAGTTCAAGGAAGCGCTATTGGCGCAGGAACCAAGTTTGCAACTAAAATCGCCACTGAAGCTGCTATTAAATCTGCTGACCCTATATCTAAAGTTCTCATCAATGTAGGGCTTAAACAAGCGCCTGCTGTAGCGGGTAAAGCGGCTGCTGGTATTGTAGGTGTGGGTGGCATAGCCAGTGGATTAGCTGCTGATTTCATAGTTGGCAAGATACTTGAAGATGATGAAGCTTTGACTGAACGCGAACGTGAAGCACGAAAAAATGGAAGAATAGCAGGACAAGTTGCATCAACAATTGGAGGTGTTGGCGGAGGTATTGCTGCTGCTACGGTTGGTGGTAGCGTTGCCATTGCTGCTGCTGTTGCGGCTCCCGCAGTATTAGGTATAGCAATTGGTTTAGGTGCTTATCACCTACTCCAATGCGAGTGA